A DNA window from Eptesicus fuscus isolate TK198812 chromosome 8, DD_ASM_mEF_20220401, whole genome shotgun sequence contains the following coding sequences:
- the LEPROTL1 gene encoding leptin receptor overlapping transcript-like 1, producing MAGIKALISLSFGGAIGLMFLMLGCALPIYNQYWPLFVLFFYILSPIPYCIARRLVDDTDAMSNACKELAIFLTTGIVVSAFGLPIVFARAHLIAWGACALVLTGNTVIFATILGFFLVFGSNDDFSWQQW from the exons ATGGCTGGCATCAAAG CTTTGATTAGTTTGTCCTTTGGAGGAGCAATTGGGCTGATGTTTTTGATGCTTGGATGTGCCCTTCCAATATACAA ccaATACTGGCCcctctttgttctgtttttttacaTCCTTTCACCTATTCCATACTGCATAGCAAGAAGACTAGTGGATGATACAGATGCTATGAGTAACGCTTGTAAGGAACTTGCCATATTTCTCACAACAGGCATTGTTGTCTCAGCTTTCGGACTCCCTATTGTATTTGCCAGAGCACACCTA ATTGCGTGGGGAGCTTGTGCACTTGTTCTCACAGGAAACACAGTCATTTTTGCAACTATACTGGGCTTTTTCTTGGTCTTTGGAAGCAATGACGACTTCAGCTGGCAGCAGTGGTGA